In Triticum aestivum cultivar Chinese Spring chromosome 5B, IWGSC CS RefSeq v2.1, whole genome shotgun sequence, the following proteins share a genomic window:
- the LOC123114496 gene encoding uncharacterized protein codes for MLEDIGKLGSVDKIITQARQVTVFLYAHTRVLSLMRKTLGKDLVWSGITRFATAYLNLKSLQDNKKEMLKLFRLDELHEMGYLEKDKGKMAHKTVQSEAFWKGVGVAVNYFEPMANVLRRMDSDVPAMGFLYGCMLDAKKEIAASFDNGESRFKCVIDIIDKRWDSKLKSPLHLAGYFLNPYYYYPNKVVIERDGSFRAAVVHCITRMIEAQKTQDELIDELDKYEAEEDSFGMDIVVRQRKRKNFSPAKWWLNYGTCAPLLKDLAMKILSLTCSSSACERNWSAFEQVHTKKRSRLLHDRMSDLVFIKFNSRMKHKRENKSRDPIEKTIVDVLEDEDNEFITGIVGNDNVVEHVGDEDQTQQERASTSQEQGKKKKRPTAPPRKKRKKSLQSLLNSVDEEAILSASSNSSSSESEDESPSALADSD; via the exons ATGTTGGAGGACATAGGGAAGCTTGGATCGGTTGACAAAATAATTACCCAAGCAAGACAAGTAACGGTGTTCTTGTATGCTCACACAAGGGTGTTATCTCTGATGAGGAAAACACTTGGGAAAGACTTGGTATGGTCAGGTATTACTAGGTTTGCCACGGCTTATCTCAATCTTAAAAGCTTgcaagacaacaagaaggaaatgCTTAAACTATTCAGATTGGATGAGCTACATGAAATGGGTTACTTAGAGAAGGACAAGGGGAAGATGGCTCACAAAACGGTGCAATCGGAAGCCTTCTGGAAAGGTGTTGGTGTTGCTGTCAACTACTTTGAGCCAATGGCTAATGTGCTAAGAAGAATGGATAGTGATGTGCCCGCAATGGGATTCTTATATGGTTGTATGTTGGATGCAAAAAAGGAAATTGCTGCAAGTTTTGATAATGGCGAGAGTCGCTTCAAATGTGTTATTGATATCATTGACAAGAGATGGGACAGCAAACTCAAGTCGCCATTACATTTGGCTGGGTACTTTCTGAACCCCTACTATTATTATCCAAACAAGGTTGTGATAGAGAGGGATGGATCATTTAGAGCAGCCGTGGTCCATTGCATCACAAGGATGATTGAAGCTCAAAAAACTCAAGATGAGCTTATTGATGAACTCGACAAATACGAGGCGGAGGAAGATTCCTTTGGAATGGACATTGTTGTACGacagagaaaaaggaaaaactttTCTCCAG CAAAATGGTGGCTGAATTATGGCACATGTGCACCCCTGTTGAAGGACTTGGCAATGAAGATTTTGAGTTTGACATGTAGCTCCTCAGCTTGTGAGAGAAATTGGTCAGCATTTGAACAA GTTCATACAAAGAAACGCAGCAGGCTACTCCATGATAGGATGAGTGATCTTGTATTTATCAAGTTCAACTCTAGGATGAAGCATAAGAGAGAGAACAAGAGTAGAGACCCAATAGAGAAGACGATCGTTGATGTTCTTGAGGACGAGGATAATGAGTTCATCACCGGCATTGTTGGAAATGATAATGTTGTTGAACATGTTGGTGATGAAGATCAAACTCAACAAGAGAGAGCTTCAACATCACAagaacaagggaaaaagaagaagaggcCTACTGCGCCCCCtagaaagaagaggaaaaagagCTTGCAATCTCTCCTTAATAGTGTCGATGAGGAAGCTATACTTTCTGCCTCTTCCAATTCTTCTTCGTCGGAATCAGAAGATGAGTCTCCCTCGGCCCTTGCTGACTCGGATTAA